CCGCGAAGCCGTCTTCAAGGATGTGGACGAGCGCGCGCTCATCCACAAGATTGCCGAGGCCAAAGACTACGCCTGTCAGCACCTGGAAGAACTCTACACCCAGTTCAAGGCCGAGGCTGAAAAGCGCGGCGTGCATGTACACCGTGCCGCCACTGCCGCCGAAGCCAATGAGATTATCATCCGCATCGCCAAGGAAAACAACGTTAAGCGGGTGACCAAGTCCAAATCCATGACGGCTGAAGAAATTGAGCTGAACCCCGCCCTGGAGGCTCAGGGCATCACCGTGGACGAAACCGACCTTGGCGAGTGGATCATTCAGCTGCGGCACGAAGGCCCTTCGCACATGGTCATGCCCGCCATCCACCTTTCGCGCTATCAGGTGGCCGACGACTTTACCAAGGCCACGGGCGAGAAGCAGGATTCGGACATCCAGCGCCTGGTGAAGGTGGCCCGCGTGCAGCTGCGCCGTAAGTTCATCGCCGCAGACATGGGCATCAGCGGCTGTAACTTCGCCGTGGCCGAAAACGGCGCGGTTTCCACAGTGACCAACGAAGGCAACGCCCGTATGGTCACCACCCTGCCCAAGGTGCATGTGGCCATTGCCGGTTTGGACAAGCTGGTGGCCAGCCTGGACGACGCCCTGACGGCCTTGCTGGTGCTGCCCCGCAATGCCACGGCCCAGCGGCTTACCTCTTATGTGACCTGGATGTGCGGCGCGGGCCCCTGTGGGGCCAATGCGGACAACAAAAAGATCATGCACGTGGTCTTTTTGGATAACGGCCGCACGCAGATTGCCAAAGATCCCCTGTTCAAGCAGATCTTCCGGTGCGTGCGTTGCGGCGCCTGCGCCAACGTCTGCCCGGTCTATCGTCTGGTGGGCGGCCACAAGATGGGCTACATTTATATTGGCGCCATCGGCCTGATCCTTACCTATTTCTTCCACGGCAAAGACCGGGCCCGCATCCTGAGTCAGAATTGCATGGGTTGCGAATCCTGCGCCAATGTCTGCGCCGGCGGCATTGACCTGCCCCGCCTCATCCGCGAGGTGCGCAGCCGGCTCAATGCCGAGCAGGGCGCGCCGGTGGAAGCCAACCTGCTTTCCGCCGTCATGAAGAACCGCAAGCTCTTCCACCGTCTGCTCAAATTCGCGAGCTTTGCGCAAAAGCCTTTTACGCGCGGCGAACCTTTCATGCGTCACCTGCCCATGGCTTTTCTGGGCAAGCAGGGCTTCAAGGCTCTGCCGGCCATTGCCGGCAAATCCTTCCGCGACCGCTGGCCCGACATCGCGCCCAAGGTGGAAAAGCCGGTCATGCGGGTGGCCCTGTTCAGCGGCTGCGCTCAGGACTTTATTTATCCTGAGGAACTGGAAGCCGCCGTCAAGATCCTGGCCGCCAAAAATGTGGCCGTGGAATTCCCCATGGAGCAGTCCTGCTGCGGCCTGCCCCTGGAAATGATGGGCCAGCGCAGAACCTCCATGGACGTGGCTAAACAGAATATCGCCGCCTTCCGGGGTGGCAACTACGACTACATCATCACCCTCTGCGCCAGCTGCGCCGGGCACCTCAAGCACCACTATCCGGAAATTCTGGAGAAGGACTACTCTACGGTGGAGGCGCAGGAGTTCGCGGCCAAGGTTATCGACTTCAGTTCCTTTGTGCACGACGTACTGGGCCTGAAGCCGGAAGACTTCAACAACTCCGGCCAGAAGGTGACCTACCACGCCTCCTGCCACCTTTGCCGCGGCCTGGGCGTGAAAAAAGCCCCGCGGGAGCTCATCGCCGATGCAGCTGAGTATGTGCCCTGCGAGGAAGAAGAAGTCTGTTGCGGTTTTGGCGGCAGCTATTCCGTGAAGTTCCCCGAAATATCGGCCCAGCTGCTGGAAAACAAGCTGACCCATATGAAGGAAACCGGCGCGGACCGCCTGGTGGTGGACTGCCCCGGCTGCGTCATGCAGCTGCGCGGCGGCGCGGAAAAGAAAGGCCTCAAGATCAAGGTGGACCACATCGCTGAGCTTTTGGCCGAAAACCTGAAAAAATAATCGGGACCTGCGGCGGCTTCTGCCGTCGCGTTCCTGACCAATGCAGAAGGCCGCCCTTTCAGGGGCGGCCTTCTGCATTGGCGACCATGCGCGGCGACGGCAGAAGATATGGGGGTCGACAGAAGGCAAACCCCCGCTGCTGGCGCCAGTGCGGGGGGGCCCAGGTAACGGTGGCAATAGCTGGCGCAGACCGCACGTGCACGGTCTGCGCCGCATCTCTCCTCAATGGGTTTCGGCGTCCAAGGTCATCTCCGGGATGCGCCGCCAGTACCACTGGCTGACCATGGTGCCGTCGGCCGGATCCCACAGGCCGCTGTGTTCAAAGTAGTCCTGCAGACGCAGTTCCGCTGCGGTTGGGGGCCGCTCCGGCTCCTGAGTCTGGCGCAGGCGAAAAAAAATGACCAGACATTCCAGCAGCGCCAGGCCATCTTCTTCCAGAAGGCAGCCCTGTTCCAGATAGCGTATAAATTCCAGATAAAAAGGGTTCTGCGCGTCCAGAACCGCGGTAAAGCCCAGGCTGTCGGCGCTCAGGACTTCCAGTCCGTCACAAAGCAGTCGGGCCTGGGGCGCGGGCAGGTTGGTGTCTGCCGCGCAGGCCGCGCGCAGCGCTTCCAGAGCGCGCGAGTAGCATGCAAAAGACATATTCAGACTCCTCTAAGATGAACTTTGAGGAGTCTATATGCTATTATGTATTAAAATACAAATATGGGATGGGGCAAAGGCCGAATCAGCGAGGTGTGCGTCGGGGCTGCAGATATTGCGGGCGAAACAGCAGTCGGTATTGGCGTACGGGGGTCAGATGGGGCGGTCTGGTGACCTGTCCTTCAATGGACAGGGGCTTGTCGGAAAGGCCAAAGGGCTGCAGCAGGCCGGAGTTGAGCGCCGTGCCGGAGAGGATGCCGCCGGGCAGGCTGAGCACGGGAATGCTGTCGGCGGCGTTGCCGGCCATAAGCCCGGTGCCGTTGGCCGTAGGCAAGGGCGCACCTACGGGCCGGGCCGTGGCATTGAGCAGACTGGGCACGGGCAGGTCTGTGCGGCGCAGTATCTCCAGAAAATCGTTGCCCGTGCGGCCCACAAAGGTCACCAGCGAACTGCCGTCGCCGTAGACCAGCAGGCTTACGGGCATGGTGCCGCCGTGGATGCCCATGTACGTGGGGCGCGCGCCGGCGGGCATAATGGTCCAGCCGTCGTCTTCGGTGGAGGCGGCTGTGGCAGGGGCGGCCGGGGAAAGAGCGTCGCGGTCGGGATTGGTCCTGTTCCGGGGCGCGGTTCTTGCCGGGGGATCAGTCTGGTCGTCGTAAGCAGTGCGGTTTTGTCCTGAGTTATGGGGGGCAGCAGCCTTGGGGGGGATGGCCTCGCGGGGGGCTGGGGAAACAGCCGCGGCCGGCAGGGTTGCTGGGGAGGCGGGCACGGCTCCCCGCGATGCGGCTTCTTGGGATGTGGCTTCCTGGGGTGCAGTTCCCGGGGGGGCTGTTTCCTGGGGTGCGGCAGCCAGAGCCGCTGGCTGACAGAAAACCCAGCAGGCAAAAAGAAGGCAAGTGGCAAAAAGCTGGCGCATGGGGATCCTGGTTGTGGTCGTCCCGCCCTGCGGGATGGGGCAAAACCGGTGCGCGTCGCGCACGCGGCGGCGTCCCTGATGGCGGGGCGCGGTCCTTGACGCGCGTGTTACTGTGCCCAAGCTGTATGTGCTGGCTTTGGTTGTGTCAAGGGGCGGGTCAAAGCCTGCTCAGCCGCGCTTTTTGCGGGCTTTGATCGTGGGCGGCGGGGCCGGTTGCGGCTGGGGCTGGGGCGGCGTGAGATCCGGTGGCGGAGGAATCTGCGGCGGGTTGTCGCCGCCCAGGTAGTGCAGAAAAAAGTCCGCCAGAGCGGTATCCAGGGCCTGGTGTTGTTCACCGCGCAGGGAGTCAGACATGGGGCGGCACAGCTCGGGCAGCTCGGCGGCCAGGGCTTCCGGGCAGGGGGCGGCAAAGGCGGCGGCGTCCGCGCCTGGCAGGTACAGCCAGCGGGGTTTCTTTTCCATATTCTTGTAAATGTGCCGGGCGTGCAGGGCCGGGGGGTTGTTTTGGTCGTTCTGGGCGGCCACCAGCAGCAGGGGAGGATAAAACCAGCGAAACGCGGCGCGCGAAAAAAGCATGCCGAAGCCGGGGGCCACGGCCGCCACGGCCCGCACGCGGGGGTCGGCCAGGCTTTTGGTCAGGGGCAGACTTTGGCAGAGTTTGTCCATGCGGGTGCGCGCCCAGGGGTTGCAGTAGAGGTCGTTGCGCCCGGCCATGCCGCAGTAACTGTTCCATGCCGTGCAGTCCGGCAACGCGCCGCCCAGCAGCAGGGCCGCCGCGCCGCCGGCACCGAAGCCCAGCACGCCGATACGGTTGGCGTCCACACTGGAGGCAGTTTCCGGGTCGGCCAGCAGCAGGTCGATGACGCCGGAAAGCTCCTGCGCTCTGGTCTGCAGCTGGGACCAGGTGAGCAGATCTTCCATATGGTCCAGATTGTCGCGGGCGTGGGTAGGGGCGGCCACCACAAAGCCGCGGGAAGCCAGCCACGAAGCCGTGTCGTGGTAGGAAAAGCGCGTGCCCGCCGTGTCGTGTGAAAGCAGCAGCAGGGGAAAGCGCCCCTCCACAGCCTTGCCGCCCCTGGCGGCGGAAAACTCCCACGGCGGGTAGCTCAGGTCGCGGGGCGGACGGACGGAGGGGTACCAGACATTGACGTCCAGGCGCAGGTTTTTGTCCGCCGACCAGGAACCCAGGGTGCAGAAGCCTACCTGGTAGGATTCGGCGGCCCGAACCCCGTGGGGCAGGGCGGCCACAAGACAGAAAATCAGAACGGCCAGGGTGCGCATCTCAGAGTTGTGCCACAAGCGGCCCTGGGGTACAAGAGCGACCTGGGGCGCGCCCCGCACTTCACCGGAGGCCTGCGGCATGGAATTTTTGCAGTATTTTGTAAATTTTGTTCTGCATATTGACGTACACTTGTTTGAATTGGTGGCGCGCTACGGCGTGTGGGTGTACGCAATTCTGTTCATTATCGTCTTTTGTGAAACGGGGCTGGTGGTTACGCCCTTTCTGCCGGGGGATTCTCTGCTCTTTGCCTCCGGAGTGGCGGCCGGGGCCGGGCTTATGGGGTATACTGAAGTCATGGGTGTGCTGCTGGCGGCGGGCGTGGGCGGCGATGCGGTCAACTACCTTATCGGTCGGCATGTGGGCCCGGCCATTTTTTCGCGGGAGAACCGGCTGATCAAGAAGGATCACCTGCTTAAGGCGCATCTGTTTTACGAGCGCCACGGCGGAAAAGCTATTGTACTGGCCCGCTTCATCCCCGTTGTGCGCACATTTGCCCCCTTTGTAGCGGGTATTGCCCTGATGCACCCGCGCACTTTTTTTGTCTACAACATCACAGGCTGCGTACTCTGGGTGGGTGGACTTGTTTCCGCTGGGTATTTTTTGGGCAATCTTCCTTGGGTGCGCCAGCATTTTAATATCATTGTCTACGTTATTATTGTGCTTTCTCTGCTGCCGCTGCTCATCGAGGTTCTCCGGGCGCGGTGCGGCGGCAAACGGCAGGGCTGAGCCCCTGTCGGGCCTTTGGCGGGGGAGGATGAAAACGCGGAGCGGGCCTCGCAACTGCCTGAATTATTTTTCTGACAGGATTCTGGCACTGTCTTTGCTACCTCTTGGGTGCGGTGGACTGACCGCCATACAGGAGGCACGCATGGCGCTTTCATCTTTCCTTATTCAGCCGCCCACAGGAGGCGGGTCGACCGGGGCCGCGGCCCAGGCTGCACGGTCACGCGCCACGACAACGGACCGTCCGGCGAATTTCGCTGCCCTTATGCGCAGTCAGCCTCCGGCCGCCGCGCAGGCGCAGGCCGCCCCCACGGTTGTCCCCCAGAACGGCCTGGTTCTGGCGGGGCGCAGCCCCAGCGATTTGCTGCGCGCCCAGACCTTCAACAAAGCCCAGGCGGATATGCGGCAAACCAAGGCCCTGGAAGGGCTCATGCAGAGCATGGGCGGCGACGGTTCTACCCTGGATCTGGCCCGCAGCATGGGTACGGCCCGGCACCTGCGCGCCCTGACCCAGGGGCAGTCGTCGGACATGTTGCGCCTTGGCGGCGCGGGGCTGGGGGATTTTGTGCGTTCCGGCGGGGGCGCGTCGCGGCGCAAGGCCGCCGTCAAGGCGGAAGAAGCTGAGCTTGGGCAGCTTTCGGCCCGGTTTGAATCGGGCGGGGACGGCGTTGCTGCTGTGGGCTACGACCGCAACGGGGGCACCTCTTACGGCAAGTACCAGGTTTCTTCGCGGGCGGGCAGCCTGGGGGATTTTCTGGATTTTCTGGACAGTGCGGCCCCGGATCTTGCCCAGCGGCTGCGTGCGGCCGGTCCCGGCAATACGGGCAGCCGCAAGGGCGCCATGCCCGACGCCTGGCGGGCCATAGCCAGGGAACAACCGGAGCGCTTTGAAGACCTGCAGGAGGCCTTTGTGCGCCAAAGCCACTACGAGCCCGCGGTGGAGGCCATTGCGCGGCGCACCAGCCTGAGCGCAGATACGCTCTCCACCGCCATGCGTGAAGTCATCTGGAGCACGGCCGTACAGCACGGCCCGGCGGGGGCGGCGCGCATTTTCGACCGCGCGGACGCCATGAGCGGCAACCCCACAGACCCTGGATACGAGCGCAGACTTATCAGCAATGTCTACAGAATCCGGGCGGGGCAGTTCGGCTCTTCGGACAGCAACGTGCAGGCGGCGGTGGCCAACCGCTTCAAGCAGGAAAAAATGCTGGCATTGAATCTGCTGGACGGCGGCGCGGCCGCCCTGGCCTGAGGCGCGTATGGCTGCGGCCAAGGAAGACGCGGCAGCGGGCGTCAGTCTGGTCGTCAACCTGACCAGGCTGGGCGATCTGCTCCAGAGTCAGGCGCTCATTACAGATCTGCACCGGCGCGGACGAAGGGTGCAGCTGGTCTGTCTGGACAATTTTGCCGACGCGCTGAGCCTGTTGCGCCATGTGGAGCGGGCCTGGCCCCTGCCGGGGGCGCAGTGGCTGGCCGCGCTGGACCGTGATTGGCGGGGAGCCGCCGGCGATCTGCTGGCCTGGACGCGCCGCGTCCGCGGAGTGGCCCAGCCGCAGGAAATCATCAACCTTACCACCACGCTGCCGGCCCGCCTGCTGACCCGCCTGCTGGCCGGATCAGACTGCTCTGTGCGGGGCTTCGACCTTGATGCGGAAGGCTTTGGCCGCAACAACGGGGTCTGGGCCTCCTTTCTCAATGGGACCACAGCAGGCAGGCTTAATGCACCGTTCAATCTGGTAGACATGTTTCGCATGCTGGGCGCGCCCAAGGGCACAGCGTCCGTGGGCGCGGCGGGGGACGCCGCCCTGCGGACGCCCTCGGAGCAGACCCGGCTGGCTGCGTTGGCCCTGCTGGCCGCCGCGCCCGCAGAGTCGCGAGGCTTTGTGGGCCTGCAGCTGGGGGCCAGCGAGGCGCGTCGGCAGTGGCCTGTGCGGCATTTTGCCGTCGTGGGGGACCAGCTGTGGCGCGAACTGCGGCTCTGCCCCGTGTTGCTGGGCGCTCCTGCCGAAACCTCTCTGGCCCAGGAGTACGCCGATCTGGCCAACGCGCCTTTTTGTAATGCTACAGGCCGCACAGACCTGCCCCAACTGGCGGCCGTGCTCACGCAACTGCGCCTGCTTATTACCAACGACACGGGCACCATGCACCTGGCCGCAGGCCTTGGCGTACCCAGCCTGGCCCTTTTTCTGGCCACGGCCCAGCCCTGGGACACGGGGCCCTATCTGCCCGCCTGTTGCTGCCTGGAGCCCGCTTTGGACTGCCATCCCTGCCCCTACAACCGGCCCTGCCCCCACAACCTGGAGTGCCATGAACGCATCAGCCCCGCTGTGGCAGGGGCCCTGGCGCTCTCCTGGTGCCGTACGGGCCGCTGGGAGGACGCGCCGCTGGCGCGCAACGGCGGCGAGGTCCGTATTTGGTTGAGTCGGCGGGATGTGGGCGGCTTTATGGATTTGCGCGACCTGGCGGGGCGGGAAGGGGAGGATCGCAGCCTCTGGATGCGTCAGCAACGGCATTTCTGGCGTCATATTCTTGACGATATGGACCGCCCAGTGCCTTCTCCTCTGCCGCCTTGCCCGGTAACGGCCTGCAGCCCGCCCTTTGCCCATGAAGTGGGGGCAGCTCTGGAGCAGGCCGTAACTCTGTTGCAGGCCATTGCGGCCCAAGGTGCGCTGACCGGCAAAAGCCCCAGGGCCGGGGCCCTGCTGCTGCGCAATTGTGAACGGCTGCAGAACCTGCTCAACGGCTGCCCACCCCTGGCCGCTTTGGGGGGATTCTGGCGTGAGCTGCGCCAGGCAAGGGGTGATGATATTGCAGAATTTTTGCAATTTTCAGGAAAACTGGCTGTGTATCTGGAGCAGTGGCGACAGAAGTTGCAGGGCTTGGCATAACTATTGCTAGTTGTCGCGCAGGGTTTTTACGGAAAAATCTTCCCCGTGGGGAGCAGGAGGAAATCATGATTATTATCGACGGCGCCAAGACTGAAAAAAATCTTGCCGCGTTCGGCAATCTGGAGGAAGCGCTGCTGGACCTCATGCAGGACGTAAGGCTGGAAAACCGTGTAGTGACCGATGTGCTGGTCAACAACGAGGCTTTTTCCGAAATTTATCCGCACCAGGCCGAAGATATTGCCTGCGACGGTATTTCTTCTTTGGAGGTGCGTTCTGTGCCCATGGACGCCATGGCCACGGATATGGCCGGTGAGATGGACAAGGTGGCCGCCATGATGGCCAAAGGCGCGCGAGAGGTGAGCCGTCTGTTCCGCGAGGCTGCGGATGTGGACGCTCTGGAGCTTTTTCAGGATCTGCTGGACGTGACCCGCGACTTTTTGAATATGTTTGCTGCGCTGCGCCAGCGTTACGCCCATGAGGCGGCAGGGGAGCAGGCCGCCAGAGTGGAGCGCCTTGCCGCCCTGCTTTCGGAAATGAGCGGCGTGATGGAAAACGAGGATTGGGTGCTGCTGGCAGATCTGCTGGAGTTTGAATTCTTGCCCTTGTGCGAAACCTGGGGGGGCGAGAGCAGGCAACTGCATGCGGACATGGCCGCTGTGGCCTTGGCGCAGTAGGGCATTGCAGCGCTGCAATGCCCTAAGGAAAAGCGGAGGAAGGTATGGGACAGAGCGCAGGCCTGCTGCACGAAGCGCTGGAACTGGCGCGGCAGGAAATGGCCGCCATGCAGGGCGGCGCCTATGATAAGGCCGTAGCGCTGGCCGAGCGGCGCAATTCCGTTACCTGCATGGCCTGGACGGTCATGGAGGAGAGCTCTGTGGAGCAGTGCCGGGAAAGCCTGCAGGAGCTGGTTCGCCTGCAGGAAAGCCTGACCAGCATGGCCCGCAAGGCCCACGAGGAGATCAAGGCCGGCTTGGGCCGCTCCCGCCGGGAGCGGCGGCGGCTTACGGGCTACCGCCAGGCAGTGGGTCAGGCCTTGCAATAGCGCACGTCAGGGCATTGCAACGTTGCAATGCCCTGTCCTAAAATGGCTGCAGGGCCAGGCGCGCTTCAAAGTCGCGCTCCGGTTCGGGCTTGGCGTAAAAAAAGCCCTGAGCCTTGAAGCAGCCGAGGCGCATAAGAATGGCGGCCTGTTCCGCCGTTTCCACCCCTTCGCAGATGACGGCCATATCCAGTTCCAGGGCCATGCGGATGATGTTGCCAAGCACCACCTGCGCCCTTTGACCAGGCAAGTCGCGTTGGACAAAGCTGCGATCCACCTTGATGACGTCCGTGTTGAGCATCTGCACCAGCCCCAGGGAAGAATAGCCTGTGCCGAAATCGTCAATGGCCGTTTTGAAGCCCATTTGTTTGAGCTGAATGATCTGCATCCAGGCGGCTTCAGGATTTTTCATAATGGCGCTTTCGGTTATTTCCACTTCCAGCAGGGCGTGGGGCACGTCGTAGCGGGCGGCAATTTCAGCCAGTTGCTGGGGAAAATCCTTTCTGTCAAAGTGCAGCTGGGAAAAATTGCAGGAGATGATGTGCGTGGGCAAGTTGCGCAACTGCCAACTGCGCAGCGCTTTGCAGACTTCTTCAAAAACGTACAGATCAATGCTGGTAACCAGCCCGTTGCGTTCAAAAAGGGGAATAAAGCTGCCCGGCATGAGCAGACCGCGGGTAGGATGGTTCCAGCGCACCAGGGCTTCTGCGCCGATAATGCTGCCCGTGCGCATATCCACCTTGGCCTGGAACCAGGGCGTCAGTTCGCCGTTGCTCAGCGCCGTTTCCAGCCTGCTGTTCAGCTCCTGATGCAGCAAGGCCTCCTGGCGCATTTGTTCGTCATAGCGCATAAGCCGCGTGTTGGGGGTGCGTTTGGCTTCATGGCGGGCGTAGTTGGCCAGGTCCAGCATGCGCTGCACGTCCTTGTCCTCGTCGGCAAGCACCTCATAGGCGCCGTAGACGGTGCAGATTTTATAGGGCAGCTCCTGTGAGCGCCGCCAGGAAT
This is a stretch of genomic DNA from Desulfovibrio legallii. It encodes these proteins:
- a CDS encoding alpha/beta hydrolase family protein codes for the protein MPQASGEVRGAPQVALVPQGRLWHNSEMRTLAVLIFCLVAALPHGVRAAESYQVGFCTLGSWSADKNLRLDVNVWYPSVRPPRDLSYPPWEFSAARGGKAVEGRFPLLLLSHDTAGTRFSYHDTASWLASRGFVVAAPTHARDNLDHMEDLLTWSQLQTRAQELSGVIDLLLADPETASSVDANRIGVLGFGAGGAAALLLGGALPDCTAWNSYCGMAGRNDLYCNPWARTRMDKLCQSLPLTKSLADPRVRAVAAVAPGFGMLFSRAAFRWFYPPLLLVAAQNDQNNPPALHARHIYKNMEKKPRWLYLPGADAAAFAAPCPEALAAELPELCRPMSDSLRGEQHQALDTALADFFLHYLGGDNPPQIPPPPDLTPPQPQPQPAPPPTIKARKKRG
- a CDS encoding DedA family protein, which encodes MEFLQYFVNFVLHIDVHLFELVARYGVWVYAILFIIVFCETGLVVTPFLPGDSLLFASGVAAGAGLMGYTEVMGVLLAAGVGGDAVNYLIGRHVGPAIFSRENRLIKKDHLLKAHLFYERHGGKAIVLARFIPVVRTFAPFVAGIALMHPRTFFVYNITGCVLWVGGLVSAGYFLGNLPWVRQHFNIIVYVIIVLSLLPLLIEVLRARCGGKRQG
- a CDS encoding glycosyltransferase family 9 protein encodes the protein MAAAKEDAAAGVSLVVNLTRLGDLLQSQALITDLHRRGRRVQLVCLDNFADALSLLRHVERAWPLPGAQWLAALDRDWRGAAGDLLAWTRRVRGVAQPQEIINLTTTLPARLLTRLLAGSDCSVRGFDLDAEGFGRNNGVWASFLNGTTAGRLNAPFNLVDMFRMLGAPKGTASVGAAGDAALRTPSEQTRLAALALLAAAPAESRGFVGLQLGASEARRQWPVRHFAVVGDQLWRELRLCPVLLGAPAETSLAQEYADLANAPFCNATGRTDLPQLAAVLTQLRLLITNDTGTMHLAAGLGVPSLALFLATAQPWDTGPYLPACCCLEPALDCHPCPYNRPCPHNLECHERISPAVAGALALSWCRTGRWEDAPLARNGGEVRIWLSRRDVGGFMDLRDLAGREGEDRSLWMRQQRHFWRHILDDMDRPVPSPLPPCPVTACSPPFAHEVGAALEQAVTLLQAIAAQGALTGKSPRAGALLLRNCERLQNLLNGCPPLAALGGFWRELRQARGDDIAEFLQFSGKLAVYLEQWRQKLQGLA
- the ldhH gene encoding L-lactate dehydrogenase (quinone) large subunit LdhH, producing the protein MHDALKSSSGYHKELDNALKDDFLRRTLDTFAVAYRANREAVFKDVDERALIHKIAEAKDYACQHLEELYTQFKAEAEKRGVHVHRAATAAEANEIIIRIAKENNVKRVTKSKSMTAEEIELNPALEAQGITVDETDLGEWIIQLRHEGPSHMVMPAIHLSRYQVADDFTKATGEKQDSDIQRLVKVARVQLRRKFIAADMGISGCNFAVAENGAVSTVTNEGNARMVTTLPKVHVAIAGLDKLVASLDDALTALLVLPRNATAQRLTSYVTWMCGAGPCGANADNKKIMHVVFLDNGRTQIAKDPLFKQIFRCVRCGACANVCPVYRLVGGHKMGYIYIGAIGLILTYFFHGKDRARILSQNCMGCESCANVCAGGIDLPRLIREVRSRLNAEQGAPVEANLLSAVMKNRKLFHRLLKFASFAQKPFTRGEPFMRHLPMAFLGKQGFKALPAIAGKSFRDRWPDIAPKVEKPVMRVALFSGCAQDFIYPEELEAAVKILAAKNVAVEFPMEQSCCGLPLEMMGQRRTSMDVAKQNIAAFRGGNYDYIITLCASCAGHLKHHYPEILEKDYSTVEAQEFAAKVIDFSSFVHDVLGLKPEDFNNSGQKVTYHASCHLCRGLGVKKAPRELIADAAEYVPCEEEEVCCGFGGSYSVKFPEISAQLLENKLTHMKETGADRLVVDCPGCVMQLRGGAEKKGLKIKVDHIAELLAENLKK